In the Uranotaenia lowii strain MFRU-FL unplaced genomic scaffold, ASM2978415v1 HiC_scaffold_1481, whole genome shotgun sequence genome, CCCTTCTTAACCGTTTTGTACTTGTGGGGAAAGGTGTTGTGCTCAATCATTTCCTGCAAAGTAATGGGTAAGCGTAAGGGTAAGTCCAACGAATACAAAACCGTGTTTAGAATCTCAAACATACCTGCGTTGCACCGCGATTTGAGCAAGTATCTTCGATGACCCGAACAAATCTGTTCAAGCTGGCAACAGACTTGGTCGCAGCTGTGAAAAAAGACAAGTTAAACGGTTTTGATTACAGGATATCTCCAACTGAACTCACCCGATACTAAAATGCACTTGAGGGGCATTGTTGAGCATAGATTGTGGTTGGAAGTGATGATACATGTGATGGTGCACGTGTTGATGATCGTTCGTCtgcaattcaattttaaacctTATTTAGAAACCAAATTTATGGAATCAAATCCTAGAATTACCTTATTGGTGGATAAACCGTAGTATGATATGATATACGTCTTGGCCTGTGGTTGAACACACGAAGATCCCTGTTGGTAGTTACCGTGTGTAGGCTGCCCGTAGCCACGATAGCCCATCATTCCATTGTTTTCGAAGAATTCATTCCGGGACCCAGTCGTGCTGGAGCCTGCCGCCCCCCGTTCGAGCAGAACTTGAACCAGACTGGTACGAAGACTCCAGCAGATCATTAGAGTGTGGTGAAAAATGATCAGCGTAGTCGTTCAGCACATCACTGAGCATCATTGTCCGCCGGTGAGCCTCCTGTTATACTATGCTGCCGATGCCACCAAGTTCTCGTGAACTGGATAAGGTGGTCTTACTCCACCTGGATAACGATTTCGATTGGACAACCCCATGGTGACGATAGTTGCGCGATTCTCCAGTGTTGCTGCCTGCTGGTGGTGGTGCCTGTCGACCAGATTCATAGGTCGGTTGATTGTTGTTATCATCGTTGAACCGCATGGAACGACTACTGGCTCCCTCAAAATCACTACCACCACTTGCTCCCAATCGACCTTGAATAGCCAACCGGCGTTTCACCGAGGAAACGTTCTTTCATTGGTTGTTCACACTCGCACTACTAGCAGCATTTGCATTATGCCTGAAAACAGTGCCTCCGGGAGAATTTCTTTCTCTGCTTTCTCGATGCGAACTTCCGTGCCAAGGAATAAAGAGGTTGTTCAAACGGCTGAAGCTACCGCTGCTCGTATTGTCGATTATTGAACCTGCGTTGCTGTTGCTTCCGTTATCAACACCCGCACCGTCAACGCTCAGAAGCCCCCTGGTTTTCGGGTGATGGACTAGCTGGTGAGTATGTGGTCGAGTGTAGCGCAGTTGGACGCATCATTCTGGGATCCTGTCTAGAGGCCGATCGATTGCCGCTCAAGTTCCATCGCCCACTATGCAATCGTCGATAGTTACTCCTCCATCATGATCCCAGTTTCGATACGATCGATTAAAATGCCGCTGGGCAGGAATCGACGACTGATACGACGGATCTACTAAAGGTGTGTGACCACCCTGAGAACTATGGCCATGAGAATTTGGCTCACCAAGCCGAAGATAAAACCTATCGAAACGAAATGGAAGTTATCAcacgtagattttttttagcaatccTGTAACAAAGTAACAATCTCTCTGTTGCATTTTTGGGATTAGTGTTCTGCAAGACAAGGTTTCTTTGTATCCTTGGAACTTCAAATCTGCTCAAATACCTTCAACCCATGGATGACCACATCGAAAGCACAACTCCACGTTATAAGAAAGCCCAATAGAAGAGTTCACGAGTTTTTCAGTTGGTCCCAGCATATCTACCACAGTCGTCAGTTACTGTATAAGTTCAACGAGATCATGAAAACACTAGTGGTCACAGTGAGTGCTTCGTTCGTAAGGATCAATACTTCGCTCGGTCTTTTAAAAATCACGTATGATGATCTTCTGTAAGAAAAGCTTCCCAATGGGAGTCAAACTTGTGTGATCCGCAGATGACGTCGTCCTACATCGACATGCAGTACCTATTACCTATATCACAAGTAATGCCGCTTAACACAAATGGATCTGTGGAGATAAGATTTAACCGTGTTGGAAACCGTGATGGATTTCCAACATACATATATACGAACTTCGTTGAAAGGCGATTCGTAGGTTCCTAATCGATGTTTAAGTTTTTGGTGAAAAGCTTCGAGCAAACTGTAACGTCTGTTTCTGGCGGCAATTGACGTTGCACAAAAGTATCCATCAGCATGAAGCGCTTATataaaatcgttcaaaaattaaactaagTGATGCATGATACATCTGAAGATGGGATGAAtgaggagtgtatcgaaaattaactataaacataTGTGGGCCTTCTACTTACTTACGCGTGAACGTGCACAACTGTGCTCACCTGATCGCATCTTGATCTGTTAagagcagtgattgaaatcctcaccaattttcttatcagaggctctcaaaatacacgttttgaggcctcgcatagcaaTACAgaagacgatacatatacattcattcaaacctccccccatgaggaggatctactctgagagacactattcgtttgctgccccgaacgaattCTCTCAAcattcggttgctacatgatgcatgaagaagacgaggtacacatactcatttacgttattgaatttgatggactcaagccgatagcAATTGTTGAgaagaacatcttcaacctcgccgcaaaggttgaggcaacaacgacaacaaccgaaggcgggccatgttgagagaatatgcatcatcggttttgtcgttttcgcttcatcaaagcaacctttgcttccgaatgaagcgttgagcgagagaaggttgatcaattcattctcATCAAAATACAACCACTGGTTAAGAGTGaaccagcgctttgtttacgtttgaaacattcgtttctcccaaaatgtcgcgaattaaaaaataagttaaaattcgtgtgttggacacttggatgcgagagaagggtatctcgatgaatga is a window encoding:
- the LOC129759394 gene encoding LOW QUALITY PROTEIN: uncharacterized protein LOC129759394 (The sequence of the model RefSeq protein was modified relative to this genomic sequence to represent the inferred CDS: inserted 4 bases in 3 codons; deleted 6 bases in 6 codons; substituted 3 bases at 3 genomic stop codons), yielding CVQLRYTRPHTHQLVHHPKTRGLLSVDGAGVDNGSNSNAGSIIDNTSSGSFSRLNNLFIPWHGSSHRESRERNSPGGTVFRHNANAASSASVNNQXKNVSSVKRRLAIQGRLGASGGSDFEGASSRSMRFNDDNNNQPTYESGRQAPPPAGSNTGESRNYRHHGVVXNRNRYPGGVRPPYPVHENLWHRQHSIQEAHRRTMMLSDVLNDYADHFSPHSNDLLESSYQSGSSSARTGGAGSSTTGSRNEFFENNGMMGYRGYGQPTHGNYQQDLRVFNHRPRRISYHTTVYPPIRXNDHQHVHHHMYHHFQPQSMLNNAPQVHFSIGXLRPSLLXSLNRFVRVIEDTCSNRGATQEMIEHNTFPHKYKRLRRASETDEDSEKCTICLSQFEIDNDVRRLPCMHLFHXDCVDQWLVTNKHCPICRVDIEVHLTKDYSI